Proteins found in one Borreliella valaisiana VS116 genomic segment:
- a CDS encoding phosphodiester glycosidase family protein encodes MNKKILTLLILILSISSGLMLSKSITKKAKYKIIKGYFINSNYVLVKIENKDLKFTISKPIYDKKLNNYYFKGQTTSHFLISNNVDIAINTSPYEIKQNMFFPKGLYIYNKKMISKQINNYGEIAIKHNKIILNPKEDEIKNSDYGFSGFFVLIKNGNYKKNFKETKHPRTIIGTDKNNKYLFLATIEGRGVNNSKGASLNEAIDFALSFGMTNAINLDGGGSSTLVIKSNNAPHKLNFTANIFGQERHVPFHLGIKLPN; translated from the coding sequence ATGAATAAAAAAATACTAACACTACTAATATTGATTTTAAGTATTTCATCAGGACTAATGCTGTCCAAATCAATCACTAAAAAAGCCAAATACAAAATTATTAAAGGTTATTTCATAAACAGCAATTATGTTCTAGTAAAAATTGAAAATAAAGATCTAAAATTTACCATATCAAAACCTATTTACGACAAAAAGCTAAATAATTACTACTTTAAAGGCCAGACAACAAGCCATTTCTTAATTTCCAACAATGTTGACATTGCAATTAACACAAGCCCATACGAAATTAAACAAAACATGTTTTTTCCAAAAGGACTATACATATATAATAAAAAAATGATTTCAAAACAAATAAATAACTATGGGGAAATTGCAATAAAACACAATAAAATTATATTAAACCCCAAAGAAGACGAAATAAAAAACTCCGATTACGGATTTAGTGGATTTTTTGTTTTAATTAAAAACGGAAATTATAAAAAAAACTTCAAAGAGACAAAGCACCCAAGAACAATAATAGGCACTGACAAAAATAACAAGTATTTATTTCTTGCCACAATAGAAGGAAGGGGTGTTAACAATAGCAAAGGGGCTTCTCTTAATGAAGCTATTGATTTTGCATTAAGCTTCGGCATGACTAATGCCATTAATCTAGATGGGGGGGGGTCAAGCACTCTTGTTATAAAATCAAATAACGCTCCCCACAAATTAAATTTCACTGCAAACATCTTTGGACAAGAAAGACATGTCCCATTTCATTTAGGAATAAAACTTCCTAATTAG
- a CDS encoding ATP-dependent RNA helicase has translation MNDFKLPIYKYKDELIRVLKKNNVLIVESPTGSGKTTQLPRIIYEAGFAKLGKIGVTQPRRIATISIAEYIAKHIGVNLGEEVGYKIRFEEITSPKTKIKLMTDGVLLQELKKDTLLYEYDVIIIDEAHERSLNIDFILGLIKDISRKRDDFKIIVSSATINTKVFSKYFNNAPVVSIETITYPVQIIYNPPLLNTPKGMILKIKEIVLNVIKEKKTGDILIFLSGEKEIKETIKELQELNSKKNLIILPLYGRMPKEAQEQIFIATPKNKRKIIVSTNIAETSITIENIKIVIDSGKVKTNKFQTKTHTYSLQEVPISKSSATQRAGRAGRVSKGTCYRLYKREDYQIREDYQKEEIYRTDLSEVILRMADIGIRDFTHFDFISKPSTHSIQTASNILKSLDAINNKNELTEIGKYMILFPLVPAHSRALVESMINYPQAIYQTTIGLSFLSTSGIFLLPQNEEMEARQAHLKYKNPMGDLIGFVNIFEDFKKAANKEAFTKENYLDLQGLEEIVNVQMQLENIVSKLNIPIIQKGVFDNEGYLKSIMRGMRDYICFKTSKKKYKTVKAQNVIIHPGSLISTDSVKYFVAGEIIETTKMYARSIGVLKKEWIDDISLNEELKHKNTPNKEKQITNAKQTKIINEIKIGRKIFKAEYKNNIYVVKISLETLKEMILKNELNNQNNDDLKKIKIQLMHKNIKVFNNKKFSETIEIVKGMGKDWHFIKKYETSNVNINEPEKMKNLLECTMQFISSPTKKNALFLALETDCFGNFQLKPKQNFIMAIEESMESIKSLIENEEYIQKLHFIKKLINKVYKKLNYFF, from the coding sequence ATGAATGATTTCAAACTCCCAATTTATAAATACAAAGATGAATTAATTAGAGTATTAAAAAAAAATAATGTTTTAATTGTTGAAAGTCCAACAGGCAGTGGAAAAACTACCCAATTACCAAGAATAATATATGAAGCGGGTTTTGCAAAATTAGGAAAAATTGGAGTAACTCAACCAAGAAGGATAGCTACAATATCAATAGCTGAATATATTGCCAAACATATTGGTGTAAACCTTGGAGAAGAAGTTGGTTACAAAATAAGGTTTGAAGAAATTACAAGTCCAAAAACCAAAATCAAATTAATGACGGACGGGGTGCTTCTGCAAGAATTAAAAAAAGATACATTGCTTTATGAATATGACGTAATCATAATAGACGAAGCACACGAGAGAAGTTTAAACATCGATTTTATATTAGGTCTTATTAAAGACATTTCAAGAAAAAGGGATGATTTTAAAATCATAGTTTCATCTGCCACAATAAACACAAAAGTATTTTCAAAATATTTTAACAATGCACCGGTTGTTAGCATTGAAACTATCACATACCCAGTACAAATAATATACAATCCTCCTCTTTTAAACACGCCAAAAGGAATGATATTAAAAATAAAAGAAATTGTCTTAAACGTAATAAAAGAAAAAAAAACAGGAGATATTCTTATATTTTTATCCGGAGAGAAAGAAATAAAAGAAACTATAAAAGAATTACAAGAATTAAACTCAAAAAAAAATTTAATAATACTTCCTTTATACGGTCGAATGCCCAAAGAAGCTCAAGAGCAAATATTTATAGCTACCCCTAAAAATAAAAGAAAAATAATAGTATCAACAAACATAGCAGAAACTTCAATCACAATTGAAAATATTAAAATAGTAATCGATAGTGGAAAAGTTAAAACAAACAAATTCCAAACAAAAACTCATACCTATTCACTCCAAGAAGTTCCAATTTCAAAATCATCAGCGACTCAAAGAGCCGGTCGAGCAGGAAGAGTTTCAAAAGGAACTTGCTACAGACTTTACAAAAGAGAAGATTATCAAATAAGAGAAGATTATCAAAAAGAAGAAATATATAGAACAGACCTGTCTGAGGTAATACTAAGAATGGCGGATATTGGAATCAGAGATTTTACCCACTTTGACTTTATCTCAAAACCATCAACACATTCTATTCAAACTGCAAGCAACATATTAAAATCTCTGGATGCTATCAACAATAAAAACGAACTTACAGAAATTGGGAAATATATGATACTATTCCCATTAGTGCCAGCACATTCAAGAGCATTGGTTGAATCAATGATCAATTATCCACAAGCGATCTATCAAACTACAATAGGTCTATCATTTCTATCCACAAGTGGAATTTTTCTACTACCCCAAAATGAAGAAATGGAAGCTAGACAAGCCCACTTGAAATATAAAAATCCAATGGGAGATTTAATTGGGTTTGTTAATATCTTTGAAGATTTTAAAAAAGCCGCTAATAAAGAAGCTTTTACAAAGGAAAATTATTTAGACCTACAAGGCCTTGAAGAGATAGTAAATGTACAAATGCAGCTTGAAAACATTGTTAGCAAATTGAATATACCAATAATACAAAAAGGTGTTTTTGATAACGAAGGATATTTAAAATCAATAATGAGAGGAATGAGAGATTACATTTGTTTTAAAACATCAAAAAAGAAATATAAAACCGTCAAAGCTCAAAACGTAATAATTCATCCCGGCTCACTTATTAGTACCGACTCTGTAAAATATTTCGTTGCAGGAGAAATTATAGAAACTACAAAAATGTATGCAAGATCCATTGGGGTCTTAAAAAAAGAATGGATTGATGACATTAGCCTTAATGAAGAGCTTAAACATAAAAACACGCCTAATAAAGAGAAACAAATAACAAATGCCAAACAGACAAAAATTATCAATGAAATTAAAATAGGAAGAAAAATTTTCAAAGCAGAATACAAAAATAACATTTATGTAGTAAAAATTAGCCTAGAAACACTAAAAGAAATGATTTTAAAAAACGAATTAAACAACCAAAATAATGATGATTTGAAAAAAATTAAAATACAATTGATGCATAAAAATATAAAGGTTTTCAACAATAAAAAATTTTCAGAAACTATTGAAATAGTCAAAGGCATGGGAAAAGATTGGCATTTTATAAAAAAATATGAAACAAGCAATGTAAACATTAATGAACCTGAAAAAATGAAAAATCTTTTAGAGTGTACAATGCAGTTTATAAGCTCCCCTACCAAAAAAAATGCTCTTTTTTTAGCACTGGAAACAGATTGCTTTGGAAATTTCCAATTAAAACCCAAACAAAATTTCATAATGGCAATAGAAGAATCTATGGAAAGCATAAAAAGCCTAATAGAAAACGAAGAATACATACAAAAGCTACATTTTATAAAAAAATTAATAAATAAAGTTTACAAAAAATTAAATTACTTTTTTTAA